The Microcystis aeruginosa NIES-843 sequence AACTAGCCACGAAATAAGCTCCCGTCCAAAAATAAGGTTTATTGTCGAAATACTTGGCCGCCAAATCCAGAAATTCCTTTCTAATTAATGGGACTACTAACTGTTTTAAGGTTAGCGATTAATTTGGATAAAGCGATGTCAGGCTTGTCATCGATAATCAGGTGAACGTAATCCGATTCACCGTTGAAATCAAGCAACACGCTTTCCCATTTCGTCAGCGTTGATACAAAGATTTCTTGAAGTCGGGCTAAGATTTCATTGTTAATAGCAATGGTCGGTATTTGATGACGAATATGACGTGAGCGGTAAGTCTATAAACAGAGCAAAAT is a genomic window containing:
- a CDS encoding transposase — its product is MRHQIPTIAINNEILARLQEIFVSTLTKWESVLLDFNGESDYVHLIIDDKPDIALSKLIANLKTVSSPIN